Proteins from a single region of Salvelinus fontinalis isolate EN_2023a chromosome 15, ASM2944872v1, whole genome shotgun sequence:
- the foxi2 gene encoding forkhead box protein I2 — translation MNSIDPSVHHTSSPTASSLQPQPKSTQEPPEMAVYCDNFSMYHQPGLQSAQRPSGYGLGDYASSLWLNGPTVNSSTPYLHGNNTASFMPPSYGTQRQFLTNSPGFGGPDLGWLSIASQEELLKLVRPPYSYSALIAMAIQNAHEKKLTLSQIYQYVADNFPFYKKSKAGWQNSIRHNLSLNDCFKKVPRDEDDPGKGNYWTLDPNCEKMFDNGNFRRKRKRRSDSTNSTKTEDGRAAPPKTMDSPQLLGPASPDMEVVSEGHKSSSPSGLASGGTPCFNNFFSSMAGLGSGSLGASGPPSRQTGSLGLVNELTNRNITALHSSPYHNHTPHTPGPGPGQDSHSPGVSEAGLGGHGHPADSLSPFNRGLYYNTFSGGGQAGQFNSHFYNSFSVNNILYPREGTDV, via the exons ATGAACTCCATCGACCCTTCAGTCCACCACACCTCCTCTCCAACAGCAAGCTCTCTCCAACCCCAACCCAAGAGCACTCAGGAGCCGCCGGAGATGGCTGTCTACTGCGATAACTTCAGCATGTACCACCAGCCTGGACTCCAGAGTGCACAGAGACCGTCTGGATACGGCCTGGGAGATTACGCGTCATCCCTGTGGCTGAACGGGCCCACCGTGAACTCCTCCACTCCCTACCTGCACGGAAACAACACAGCATCCTTTATGCCACCTTCCTACGGTACCCAGCGGCAGTTCCTTACCAACTCTCCCGGGTTCGGTGGTCCGGATCTGGGTTGGCTGTCCATCGCCAGTCAGGAAGAGTTGCTAAAACTGGTCCGTCCTCCGTACTCTTACTCTGCGCTCATCGCCATGGCGATCCAGAACGCACACGAGAAGAAGTTGACCCTGAGTCAGATCTACCAGTATGTCGCGGATAACTTCCCGTTCTACAAGAAGAGCAAGGCGGGCTGGCAGAACTCTATCCGACACAACCTGTCACTCAACGACTGCTTTAAAAAGGTCCCCCGCGATGAGGACGACCCAG GTAAAGGGAACTACTGGACGTTGGATCCTAACTGCGAGAAGATGTTTGACAACGGGAACTTCAGGAGGAAGAGGAAACGCCGCTCAGACTCCACTAACAGCACCAAGACAGAGGACGGCCGAGCAGCCCCGCCCAAGACCATGGACAGCCCCCAGCTCCTAGGCCCCGCCTCCCCTGACATGGAGGTGGTCAGTGAGGGTCATAAGAGCTCCTCCCCCTCGGGCCTTGCGTCCGGTGGCACCCCGTGTTTTAATAACTTCTTCAGCAGTATGGCTGGGCTGGGCTCTGGGTCCCTAGGTGCCTCTGGCCCCCCCAGCAGACAGACTGGCTCTCTGGGGTTGGTCAACGAGCTGACCAATAGGAACATTACAGCCCTCCATAGCAGCCCATACCACAACCACACACCCCACAccccaggcccaggcccaggccaGGACAGTCACAGCCCGGGGGTCTCAGAGGCAGGCCTCGGGGGCCACGGTCACCCAGCAGACAGCCTGTCTCCCTTCAACAGAGGACTGTACTACAACACTTTCAGTGGAGGGGGCCAGGCAGGACAGTTCAACAGCCACTTCTACAACAGCTTTAGTGTCAACAATATCTTATACCCCCGAGAGGGCACAGACGTATAG